The nucleotide sequence CGAACGCTACGAACGGCTCGTCGAGAACCTTCCGGTCGGGGTCTACCGGTGTACGGCCGGCCCGAACGGCGAGTTCCGGCTGCTGAACCGTTCGATGGTCGAGATGTTCGACGCCGACTCGAAAGCCCACCTCCGTGAGCACTCGGTCAGCGACCTCTACCGCGATTCCGCCGAGCGCGAGGCGTTCAGCGAGCGACTCGCGGACGAGACGGTCGTGAGAGAGCGGGAGATCGAACTCGAAACGCTCGACGGCGAGGCGCTGTGGGGTGCCGTCACCGCAATCGCGAGGGACGTCGGTGAGGAGACGGTGTTCGACGGGGCGATCCAGGACGTCACCGACCGCAAGGCGTTCGAACGGCAACTGTCGGCGCTCCACGGGGCGACTCGGGAGTTCGTCGAGGCGGCGTCGAAAACGGAGGTCGCCGAGATCGCCGTCGAGACTGCGACCGACCTGCTCGGGTTCTCGTTGCCCTCGGTCTGGTTCCCCACCGACGACCGGACCGAACTCGCCCTCGTCGCGAACTCGCCGGAGCATCAGGCACTCCTCGAGGAGGCCGGGACGCCGGCGCCGACCCACCCGCGGGGTAACTGGCTCTGGGACGTGTTCGAGGCGGGCGAGACCGTGATTCGCGATTCGCTCCCCCGAGACGCGCCCGCCGCGGACGTCCCCCTGCGGTCGTCGATCGTCCTCCCGCTTGGCGAACACGGCGTCCTCACGTGTGCGGCCACGGGGACGACCGAGTTCACCGACCGGGAGATCCAGCTCACGGAACTGCTGGCGCGGAACGTCCGGGTCGCGCTCGATCAGATCGAGCAACAGACAGCTCTCAAACGGCAGAAACGGCTCATCGACGACCTGCTGGACGGGATCGACGATATCGTCTACGTCTTGGATTCGACGGGCCACCTCCGCCGGTGGAACGAGGCGTTCGAAACGGTGACCGGATACGACGGGGAGGCCCTCGAAACCATGCACATCGCGGACTTCTTCGGCCCGGACGACGCCGACGCCGCGGTCGAGGCCGTCGAAGAGGCCTTCGAGACGGGCGACACCCGGATGGAACTGGCCCTGCTGACCGACGACGGGGAGTCGATCCCGTACGAGTTCATCGCGAACACCTTCGAGGATCCCTGTGGCGAGCCCGCGCTGGCCGGAATCGGGCGTGACCGGACCGTCCACGTCGAGTACGAACAGCGGCTGCGGGAACAGCGCGACAACCTCGAACTGCTGAATCAGGTCGTTCGCCACGACATCCGCAACGACCTCCAGCTGGTGTCGTCGTACGCGGAACTGCTCGACGAACGCGTCGACGACGAGCGTGGATACGTCGAGACCATCGTCGAGAGCGCCGACCAAGCGGTCGAGCTGACGAAGACCGCCCGGGAGTTGGCCGACGTCATGTTGGCCACCGAGCAGGGGCGAGCCGCCGTCCCCCTGCGGCCCGCGCTCGAAGACGAACTCGACGCCATCCGAACGGCGTACCCCGAGGCGACGTTCTCGGTCGAGGGATCGATCCCGGACGTGGACGTCGTCGCCGACGAGATGCTCGACTCGGTGTTCCGCAACCTGCTGAAAAACGCCGTCCAACACAACGACCAAGCGGCGCCGACGGTCACCGTTTCGGCTCGAACGCGCGACGACGAGGTCGTCGTCTACGTCGCGGACGACGGGCCGGGTGTCCCCGACGATCAGAAGGAGGTGATCTTCGGGCAGGGTGAGAAAGGGCTGGAGAGCGGGGGGACGGGACTCGGGCTCTATCTCGTCCAAACGCTGCTCGACGCCTACGGCGGGGCGGTGTGGGTCGAGGACAACGACCCCGAGGGCGCGGTGTTCGTCGTGACACTGCCGACGGCGGGGCAGGACGTGGGCGCCGACCGGTCGGTCTCGGGGACGTGACGCGACGGGCGCGCGGCGGTGTGGCGAAACGAGTTTATTCCAACCGCCCCAACGGCGACCGTGCGACCGATCACCCGCCGCGCGGTCGTCGGCTTCGTGTTCGTCGTCCTCGCCCTCCTCGCCCTCGGCGCCCTCCCCTCGCTTTTGGCCTCCGGCGAGCCATACTACCTGACGGCGACGCCGACCGACGCCGACGGCCCCGCCGTCGACGCCACGAACCTCTCCGACCGTCGGTACCCCTACCTCACCGAGGCCATCGACACCGGGCGGTCGGCCCCCTACCGCCGCGGACCTATCGGGCTGAAGGAGGCGTTCTCGCACTCGCCGTTCGACGAGCGACAGGGACTGATCGCCCGGAACCCCGACGCCCGTCGGGACGGCGGCGTCCTCGTCGTCGACGGCGAGGATCGCTACCTAGTGGAGGTGACGCGGTCGTGAACGACGGCGAGGACCACGACTGGCCGGTGCTCGAGTCGGTCACCGAGTACGAGACCGGCTGGTACACCGGCGGCTACGACCTGGTGGAACAGCCCGACGGCTCGACCAAACGCTACTACTGGGCGGAACTCCCACCCGCCGCCGTCGTCGTCGCCGTCGCCGAGGGGTCCCTCCTCTTCGTCGAACAGTACCGGCCGACGATCCGCGAGACCCACCTCGAACTCCCCGCGGGCATCGTCGAGTCCGGCGAATCCTTCACGACGGCCGCGGCGCGCGAACTCCGCGAGGAGACGGGCTTCGTTCCGGACTCGACCGCGCTCCTCCAGGAGTTCTGGACCTGTACCGGCGTCCTCCGACACCGCCGCGGCATCGTCTTCGCCGAGGGGCTGACCCCCGCCGACCGCGACCTCGACGGCAACGAGTTCCTCACCCCCCGTCCCGTCCCCGTCGAGGAGGCCCTCGACGTGGCCCGCCGTCAGCCGACCAACGACGCCACGGTCGAGGGTGTCCTGCTGGCCCGGGAGGAAGGACTGCTGTGAGCCT is from Haloplanus salinarum and encodes:
- a CDS encoding PAS domain S-box protein; this translates as MPSSDGSGVDRQRLQPLFDISPDAIILHDIEGTIIDVNDRTVDSLGLERAELRTMNVADVERAHSHAELRSLWRGMAPDERETVEGTHRRADGSTFPVEVSIRRIELDGDDYFLTLSRDISERKERQRTLERQAAFLEHSASIVAVLDERGTIEYQSPSVERVLGHDPDELVGETAFEYIHPEDRERVLRQFRNGLENPGLERVVEYRFRNADGEWRWLRSLGTNCLDDPSLECIIVNSVDVTARKERERELERYERLVENLPVGVYRCTAGPNGEFRLLNRSMVEMFDADSKAHLREHSVSDLYRDSAEREAFSERLADETVVREREIELETLDGEALWGAVTAIARDVGEETVFDGAIQDVTDRKAFERQLSALHGATREFVEAASKTEVAEIAVETATDLLGFSLPSVWFPTDDRTELALVANSPEHQALLEEAGTPAPTHPRGNWLWDVFEAGETVIRDSLPRDAPAADVPLRSSIVLPLGEHGVLTCAATGTTEFTDREIQLTELLARNVRVALDQIEQQTALKRQKRLIDDLLDGIDDIVYVLDSTGHLRRWNEAFETVTGYDGEALETMHIADFFGPDDADAAVEAVEEAFETGDTRMELALLTDDGESIPYEFIANTFEDPCGEPALAGIGRDRTVHVEYEQRLREQRDNLELLNQVVRHDIRNDLQLVSSYAELLDERVDDERGYVETIVESADQAVELTKTARELADVMLATEQGRAAVPLRPALEDELDAIRTAYPEATFSVEGSIPDVDVVADEMLDSVFRNLLKNAVQHNDQAAPTVTVSARTRDDEVVVYVADDGPGVPDDQKEVIFGQGEKGLESGGTGLGLYLVQTLLDAYGGAVWVEDNDPEGAVFVVTLPTAGQDVGADRSVSGT
- a CDS encoding NUDIX hydrolase; protein product: MNDGEDHDWPVLESVTEYETGWYTGGYDLVEQPDGSTKRYYWAELPPAAVVVAVAEGSLLFVEQYRPTIRETHLELPAGIVESGESFTTAAARELREETGFVPDSTALLQEFWTCTGVLRHRRGIVFAEGLTPADRDLDGNEFLTPRPVPVEEALDVARRQPTNDATVEGVLLAREEGLL